In Aliiglaciecola sp. LCG003, a genomic segment contains:
- a CDS encoding DUF885 domain-containing protein: MKTFFKWTGLLLLLLIILGSALGAHEWYAKKPFFFRAFLDRTLIAVAMDNPELLTSIGVLESMGIRGHNAELNDDSLQKADEMYVLMKQVRENLLSYSDDSLDDHQLLSKEIALYLLDAGVAAEPYRFHDYPVNQLFGLQNEFPSFMDSQHQVNTVEDAENYVSRLKKSSVKFAQNMEGLLVREQKNIIPPRFVIDRVLEEMQAFVDAPPEENILYTSLAKKIEDASEFDDTQTERVLAETSDAIKSHVYPAYQSYIEYFDKLKSKAGSDDGYWRLEGGDIAYQQALQFFTTTNYSADFIHNTGLAEVERIQQQILTILASEGFDVSQGFTAAIDTLKNDERFYYEDSDEGRAQILVDYQLILDEINAKMGEAFNTLPKAGMEVKRIPEFKEKTAPGAYYQRPSMDGSRPGVFFANLYDIKATPKYGMRTLAYHEGIPGHHFQISISMELEGLPIFRTLSPFTAYTEGWALYTERLAWELGFEKDPFDNIGRLQAELFRAVRLVVDTGIHAKRWTREEAIQYMADNTGIAQSDVVSEIERYIVMPGQATAYKVGMMKILEVREKAKQALGDKFDLAEFHDVVLKNGAVPLDILERLVDQYIQSKQAR, translated from the coding sequence ATGAAAACTTTTTTTAAATGGACAGGGCTGCTGCTTTTGTTATTAATTATATTAGGCAGTGCGCTGGGCGCCCATGAGTGGTATGCCAAAAAGCCATTCTTTTTTCGAGCTTTTCTTGACCGAACCTTGATTGCGGTTGCAATGGATAACCCCGAACTTCTTACTTCTATAGGTGTATTGGAGTCTATGGGCATCAGAGGACATAATGCCGAGCTCAATGATGACAGTTTACAAAAAGCAGATGAGATGTATGTTCTGATGAAACAGGTTCGTGAAAATCTGTTGTCATATTCAGATGATTCTTTGGATGATCACCAATTACTATCAAAAGAGATCGCGCTTTATTTGCTGGATGCCGGAGTAGCAGCTGAACCCTACCGGTTCCATGATTATCCGGTAAATCAGTTATTTGGGTTGCAGAATGAATTCCCAAGTTTTATGGACTCACAACATCAAGTCAATACAGTAGAAGATGCGGAAAACTATGTATCCAGATTAAAAAAATCTAGCGTTAAATTTGCTCAAAATATGGAAGGTTTGTTGGTTAGAGAGCAAAAAAATATCATCCCTCCAAGATTCGTAATTGATCGCGTACTTGAGGAAATGCAGGCATTTGTTGATGCTCCACCAGAGGAAAATATTTTATATACGTCTTTGGCTAAAAAAATCGAGGATGCTAGCGAATTTGATGATACTCAAACAGAACGAGTACTAGCCGAGACCTCGGATGCAATTAAATCTCATGTTTACCCAGCCTATCAGTCTTATATTGAATACTTTGATAAATTAAAAAGCAAAGCCGGTTCTGATGATGGTTATTGGCGTCTTGAAGGCGGTGATATTGCTTATCAGCAGGCATTGCAGTTTTTTACAACGACTAACTACTCAGCTGACTTTATTCATAACACTGGTTTAGCAGAAGTTGAGCGCATTCAGCAGCAAATTTTGACAATTTTAGCATCAGAAGGATTTGATGTATCACAAGGTTTTACCGCTGCAATCGATACGTTAAAGAACGATGAACGCTTCTACTATGAAGACTCTGACGAGGGAAGAGCGCAAATTCTTGTGGATTATCAGCTGATCTTAGATGAAATCAATGCGAAAATGGGAGAAGCTTTTAATACCTTGCCTAAAGCTGGCATGGAAGTGAAGCGGATCCCTGAGTTTAAAGAGAAAACTGCGCCTGGTGCATACTATCAGCGCCCGTCAATGGATGGTTCTCGTCCAGGTGTATTCTTCGCTAATCTTTACGATATTAAAGCGACGCCTAAATATGGCATGCGTACTTTGGCATACCATGAAGGTATTCCAGGCCATCACTTTCAAATTAGTATTTCCATGGAGTTAGAAGGGCTACCTATTTTTAGAACCTTGTCTCCCTTTACTGCTTATACTGAAGGTTGGGCGCTTTATACTGAGCGGTTAGCTTGGGAATTAGGATTTGAGAAGGATCCATTCGATAATATCGGACGTTTACAAGCAGAGTTATTTAGAGCCGTTCGTTTGGTTGTTGATACTGGTATTCATGCTAAGCGTTGGACCAGAGAAGAAGCCATCCAATATATGGCAGACAATACAGGGATAGCACAAAGTGATGTGGTATCTGAAATTGAACGTTATATCGTAATGCCAGGACAAGCGACTGCATACAAAGTCGGTATGATGAAAATATTGGAAGTCAGAGAAAAAGCCAAACAAGCGCTAGGCGATAAATTTGATTTGGCAGAATTCCATGATGTTGTTTTGAAAAATGGCGCGGTACCTTTGGATATTCTTGAGCGCCTCGTAGACCAATATATTCAGAGTAAACAGGCCAGATAA